Genomic window (Musa acuminata AAA Group cultivar baxijiao chromosome BXJ1-9, Cavendish_Baxijiao_AAA, whole genome shotgun sequence):
CCTCAATTTCACCTTCACCTTCACCCTCACCCTCACCCTCACCCTCACCTTCACCTTCACCTTCACCTTCATCATTTTCAGCCTCACCTTCCCCTTCATCCTGAAACACACAAAAAGGGACGTTGATGAGAAAAACACTGATTAACCAAGCAAGGTTCCAAAAGTAACAATAACAGCGAGCAAAACAATGGCTCAGAAGACATCTAATATTCAATGCCAGATAGGATCACTTTAGTGTAAAATATTCACTGTTTCAAACTTTAGCATCGCAACATTATATAGCACATTCAAGTACATTAGATTATACCATATGCCATTGGATCAAACAATCCAGAAAATAATATTCGACCAATTCAAACAACAACAGAAACAAAGAACATAGTTGATCCTCAAATTCAAAGATTCTGAACCGTTCAAACAACAACCAAAATAAAGAACAATACAGCAGATACTAAAGTTCAATGATTCTGAGAAACATACACAAAAACATCATTAATTACGCTGCACGCAAAAAGCCTTGTGaaagtcttttttattattattatgaaacaTTAGATGTCATTCTTCTAATTCGATTTCTTGATATCATAAGAAAATTAGAAGTCACAGTTTAACCATAAAGGAACGGTCCATCTTACAAAGACCCTTACCCATTTATCCTTACGTTTTTTCACAGAACAACTTCCTTCGAAACAAAAATACACAAAAGGAACAGGTCCACGGGCCTACAACCCCTACAGAGTTCATCTATTTATCGCCAAAACGAATAAAGAAGACGCGGACTTGCTTCTATCTTAAATTACGTTATTTCTACAATCAGAACATGCGTTAACAAAACAAATTCCAAAATTTAACCTTTTCCGTAAACAATTGAAAACGACAAAAACAAATAACACTTCGATTCTATAACCCTAATTCCTTAACCACGACAAGAAGCTGAAGAAAATGCTTCATTGCAATCAGGTACCCTTCTCACACTTTAAATTCGGATAAGATACCAGTCATGGACTCCGAAACATCAGAAATTAGGGCAAAAATAAGGGAGACGAAGAATATAACCTAAATCAAAGGGAAATTTCCAACCCTCTTTTTTTGTTCGTTGAAAGATAAAGAGGGATACCGATTGGTAATCGGAGTGGTTGGCGGCGTCGTGCTGCTCGGAAtcgacctcctcctcttcttcctcctcgtcctccgaCTGCTCGCCGAAGAGGTTCTGCATCATCTGGTTCCTCGTCTCGTCCACCATCTCTCAATCTCCTTCTATTCACCACTCCTTCCTTCCCTCTCTCACCTTCTCTCTCGATCTCCCTAGACCGATCAATCTCCCGCTCCTCCTCAGTCTCACTGGGAGTTCTCCGGATCCGCGCCGCTACCTTTTGCCGTCTCTGTCTGTGATTGCTCAGGCCTACCTTATACTCTGCTCCGTCACGTAAAAATTTTACGCTTTTTAATTACGTGATGAAATCAAATCATTCTCAGCCGTCAGATGAAGAAGTACGTGATGAAAAATATGTTTTACGCATGAAACTTCCACTCTTCGGCTACCCGTTTGGTTATTGGGTGGAAAAACACCGTATGTGATGGTGAGAGAAAACAGGGTACGTTGGTTTTATGATATAACAAAAATCATCCAATACTATTcgataaatatattatatgatgatatattattttcattatcattttataCCCCCTAATAAAATGTCAAGCTTACCACCAATTATCAGACCACACAAATTCTCATggtcaattaattttattattttcataaaaattaattaCATAATTTCTTCTAAATTATACACTTTAAAATGAATTTTGACGGTACTCCTCACGGGATCTACTAGTTACTTTTAGTTTATTTATTGAGGAATAACAAGGGAAAAATAAGATCAATTCATATCATATCACTAAATAGGCATAAATATCAAAAGCATTATTATGCTAACTTACCAGGCCTTCATACCCCTTTTGTCCAATAGCAAGCTTAGTAATTTTAATAGGACTTTTTCGTTTACCCATTGGCGCTTGATTTGGTCAAGTTTCTAAGTGGGACCCACACGAACTCATCTGATTTCCCAATCTTCTAGCAGGTGCATAATGGGCAAACGAAGAATAGTGGGCGTAGTATTGTTGTTTAACAAGAGTGGGTGACCTGTTGGACCCTTACGGCCTAACAGGAGGCCCAACCCAAGAGTGTTCGGATAAGCGAGGGTAGTAAAGTAATTGCGCATCCATTCTCGGCTGCTATAAAATCGGGCGCATCGGCCATTACGAAAACCCTAGTTTGCGCGGATCGCCGTCTCGGTCTTGGGCGCCCAAAGCAGCAACGGAGGAGACTGCAACAACAAACATGGAGAACGCCGTGGCCAAGACCGTGAAAGACGTCTCGCCCCACGAGTTCGTCAAGGCCTACTCCGCCCACCTAAAGAGATCCGGCAAGGTCCGATCCATCTTCTCCTCCTCTGCCGCTTGTGTTCTCACTCTGTCTACGTAATCGTGTTATTTTATCGTTTGTCGTGATCCTTCTAGGATTTATATATCAGGTTTTGTTACCGTAGATCCACTTTTACTTTCTATCGGGTAGATCTGATTGCTTTGGTAGTGCGTTTTATGTAGACGTCGAACAATGCGTAGAGGACTTTCTGTTTCTTGACATGGAACGGTTTGATCCTGAGCTGCTGTCTTCTTGATTTTCTGGACTCAGCACTTACGAATTGCGAGTGCTGATTCAAAAATTTTTCTTTAATGTATTATGATTGGGGTTTGCAATTGGACTGGAAATGCCTTAAGCATAGATCATTGTGCATGAGGGTTGGTTTTGTTTTTTTAGGCTGCAGCATTTGAATTGAATGAGTAATCAGGCTTTTTGTAGATTGAGCTTGGTAATAGTGGTCTTTTAGTAGGGTTTTTTTTATTGTGTAGTATAATTTGGTCTACCCAATAATGAAGTGAGACTTTGAAAATTCTATTGTGAATTATATATGAGGTCCATAGAATCTGCAAAGAAAATTTAAATTGTTATTTTAATTAGATACAAAAAAATGTCTAATATTAGGGGAAATGGTGTCAGAAGGGACGATGGCATGAAGGTTAAGTCCAGGTTCTATAACAAATCGTGAACGTTTATGAAAAAGGTAGTCTATTTTCTccatttttgttttctgttatcTTATTTACTAAGAAGAAGGCAAGGCAGAGTAAAGCTTGGCCAAGGGCATCTATTTATATAAAAGCTTGAATGGTGTGTAAAAATCACAAATTTGTTTATCTTAGTGCATTCACATAGCTTGCTTTGTGATTTATGCTAATATTTCTGCTTGTATGCACTCTTTCTGTTATAATGCTTTGTGGTATAGCTGACCCCAACCAAGTGATTTCAAGTACTTGCAGTTGCTTAGGTAATTAAGTAAAGAAGCTTAATCCTCTGTCAAAGCATTACTGGTGACTGTTGATTTTCTGTATTTCATTCTTCCACTTTCTGTCATTTGATGCAGATGCCAGATATTCCTATGGTTATTAATCTTCTGTTGCAgtaggtatatttggtccttttttTCCATGTCTCTGAACCACCCCTTATCTAACATGTGCCACTCTTATAGTTGGTTTTGAAGCTAATTCTCTGTCATGTTCCTGTAGTTGTTTTTTTAAAGTAATTTTTCTGTGGTTGGCTATTATCTGAGGATTGAGAACTCAAGAAACACAGAAAAAGCAACAATGTGATTTGCTGGAGATATCAGTTGTACTCTATATGCTTCTATCTTCACCTGAAAGAAGCACAACTGTTTTTGCACTTTGGATAAACCCTCCTTGATAATTATTCTGATTCTATTTCTCTCACCAATTTTATCGATAGATGGAGCTTCCTGAGTGGACAGACATTGTGAAGACTGGAAGGTTCAAGGAACTTGCTCCTTATGATCCTGATTGGTACTACATCAGGGCTGGTAATGTCACACTGATGATAACCTCCATAATAGCACTGATGTTGCTGGGAGAGATTATTGGTCACATCAGTTCTCATTTGATGCTAATGTCTTCCATTTAACTGCTGCAGCTTCAATGGCAAGAAAGATATACTTGAGACAGGGCATTGGTGTAGGTGGCTTTCAGAAGATATATGGAGGACGTAAGAGGAATGGAAGTCGCCCACCACATTTCTGCAAGAGCAGTGGGGCAATTGCTCGCCACATTTTGCAGCAGTTGGAGAGGATGAATATCATTGAAATTGAACCTAAAGGGTAAGGATTCCATGCATCATAATGTCATTTTGTTCTCGCCGTCTGGATGGTGTTCCTGGTTACTTAACCCACTTTTTTTTTGGTTCTCTAAATGAACACTGAAAGCTCCTGTTATTTCTATGGTATGATAATTCACATTGTGGCATTTCTAGTTCAAACAAACTTGAAATGCCTTTTGAGATTACTTGTTTTACATCTCGATAAATAATATATCTCTTGGCTACACGAGCAAGAGTTGATAGTTGCTGCATCTTTTACGATGTCTGCATTACATACTATCTTTTACAAGGGTAATTTATAGACATTTCAGGGCACCTGAAATAATGTTTATGGTATATTCAGAGTAGAGCATGCTAATATCTTTATTCATTTTAATGTCCTGTACTATTTTCTATGATGATATATTAGATGAATGCCTCTGACTACTTGTTGCAAAATTTTGAACATTTCAGTTGCACCTAAAGACTATGTAGATGGGATATAATACTCCATATGTGAGAAGCCTGATAAATTAGAGCATGATAACATTATTTTTTTGCACCACCATGATTTTCTTTGTTCAGTTATATTAGATGGCATATTTCAGTAATGTTTTTTATTCTTGTAATGTTTTTAGTGGGAGGAAGATTACATCTCAGGGGCAGCGGGATCTCGATCAAGTTGCTGGTCGTGTCTAGATGCTGACTTTGATCATGCTTTGGTTTAAATTTCGTCAGTTATAAACAATATTGCTCAGAGCTTTAGCATCAAAGTTGTATTAATTACAAGTTAACTTGTTTGGTGATTTTGACATGATTTATTTCTTGTATTACATGATTTTCCTGTTTGAGATAAATGTAGGGTTTACTTTAAAGAGACTTTGTTTCATTTCAATGTTGCTTTGAGACGTTAGGCAGCATCTGCTTTCTTGTTTGTCCAATTAGTTGTGGGATTCTGTTTGGCAAAATCAAAATGCagtttttttaaatttagaaatGCAGTTATTTGATGAATTGGATGGGTATGATGTCACAAACTATATAGCATATTAACTATCTCATTTATGAAAGGAATTATCCGTAAACCCATGACAAAATAGTGTGTTTGAATGTCTAGACTCTTTACTGAACTCTTATATAGTTACATTGTGGATTTGAAGGTAGGTATTTGGTTCCCATATGAAATTTTTTCTTTGAGAGAGGGAGGTATTTATTCTATCATTTTTTTCATCAGTGAGGAGGTATTTATTCTatcattttatataaatttttttctttgagaGAGGGAGGTATTTATTCtatcattttatataaaaatttttcTTTGAGAGAGGGAGGTATTTATTCtatcattttatataaaattttttcTTTGAGAGAGGGAGGTATTTATTCtatcattttatataaaatttgttCTTTGAGAGAGGGGGGTATTTATTCTATCATTTTTTCTTTGATAGAGGGAGGTATTTATTCtatcattttatataattttttttctttgagagAGGACGTTAGTGTTGAAATTGCTGTCCAATTAGCTCAAACTGTGAAGACTCAAAACATCTCTCTGCTAAAAGTTGTGCTCAAGTCTAGTTTTGGTTATAGGTTAAATGTTCATAAAATCATCTTTCCATCAAGCAGGTCATGGTTCTGAGTCTTCTGACAGAGATACTTATAGCCTCTAGAATGAGATATAGACAAATAAAGCTAAATTGACACCACAAGTGTTTATAGCCTCAAGAGTGAGACTCTTTTTTATAAAAGAAGTAATTGTTCAAAtacaaaagaaataaataaaagtgGACAAGTCGTGCAAAATTTGCATGGCACAcatcaaagaaataaataaagaaaaaaaaatcattttaggaGAGTTTTCTTGCATCTCTCTTACAACACACAACAATGCAATATGCCAAGAAACTCGTAACATAATTCCTCCTCGAATACACACTACACACCTGCAATTTCATAAAAAGAACCCCATCGTCTAGTCTAGAAGAACCTCAGATGTTGACTTCCAACAGCAATTAGAAACTCATACATCTTATTCTGATATCCAAACTTTATGTTGCCTTGTAAAACTGAAACATCAACTCATCTATACAAGTGAATCATCTAAGCACACACATTCTGTACATAGGAAAATATTTTCTGTAATCCATGCAGTCGTAATCTTCCGAGCAAAGTTATGAAGGAACTCTGAATGGCTGGAAATCCTCTTAAGAATCGGATGTCTTTCTTACGGTTCCTATAGGCTGCGGTGCATATGGAAATCTTGGCTCCTTCGGAACTGTCTGGGGTTTTGTTGATCTTCCTCATGCCAACAAAGTTTAATTTAGAAACAGGAGATCACAGATGAATGAGTTGAATTTAGCTGCTGAATTTAAAGAGAATAATGGTAGCTGCTTACTTTCTTGGGACCGATGGTTGATCAAAGCAAGGCATGGGTTGTTGAGCTTTTAGCACAAGTTCTTTTCCGAGTcttcttttttcctcttcttcttcttccacctaaTCAAACAATGGTAACGTATTCTTTAATAAGAATAATAGATGTAGCAAGAAATGACAATAAAAAATCCAAGTACTTTCATGTTTTCTTAGACTCTATACGTCCATTTATAGTGAATGTAGAGTATGAACCTTCTTCTGCCGTTCTCTCTCCATTTTCATTTGCTGCACAAAGCTCATACTCTCAGCAACCTGGAAAAAACGATGTCACAAATAACTTCTACTTGGATGTTAAAATGTAAACAACTTCTACTTCTGAGAAGTGATGTTCTTGTGTCAAAATTTGTACTGATAAATACTATAAAATCGTAAGTTTGATCAGAATAAGCTCGATGAAACAAAATGGAGTTCCAGTGCTGTAAAGGATGTAGAAAGCTTACATGAAGATCAAACTCGGCACGTTCTGCTGCATGTACGTCACTGTGAAGAACAAGATCAATTGGTTCCTTTACGTGAGGCTTTATCAGAATCTGAGTTAAATTAAAATTTGAAAGGTCAGGTTTAGATCTAAAAAACAATCTATCCATTAAAGACAACAATGTTACTAGGAAATCTAAGAAAATTGAACTCTCAATCAGAATGAAAGCAACCAAAGTCTCAATTAGTGAAAATTTACTATCTACTGTAACAACAAACACATGAATATTCAGCAAAAATATTGGTTTTTTCCATAGTTTTTACCCGATAATTTTCTGTTGGACTGATACAGGATCTCGATAGTCTAATGTTAGAATATAAGTAATTAATTTCTATAAAAGAAAGGGTAAATTTTCGAGAAAAGTTTCTCCTTTTGTGTTTTTTTCAGGAGATGTCCCATTTTCAGAATTTTCTGACAGCGATTTTTTTTACTGAATATTCAGAATAACCCAGCAACATActctttttttcctctcttttccTATGGACTGATCCATCAGGTGAACCGGTCCGGTTATAATGTTTTAAACAATATAGAAATACATTGTAACgtggtaaaaaaaattataatgcatTATTTTTGTACTATGTTATAATCTTTTCTTAATattgctaaaaatattataacacagtATTTTTGCATTGTGTTACCATGTTTTTCTATACTGCGAAAAACATTGTAACTAGACCTGTTCATCCTATGGATCGAtccatagcaaaaagaaagaaaaatgaataGATGATTGATTGTCAAATTTAGAGTCTTTTAGGTACTAGATAAAAATGAGGGCACTATTAGGAAATTCTAGAAATGagtatttttttttagaaaagttCGAAATGAAAACTCAATGTAGCATATGTTTCGCTTGAAATGAAATGTTGATTATTTTAATATACACAAAAGTAGAAGTGAAACAATTGAGTGGCCTGTCGGAAATATCTGCGGTTTTTATGCACAAATATTATTCAATTGTCACTGACAGAATATCTCCACAAGCAAATATTGGTTGTCTTTTCTATATTATGTTCAACTTAAAGCACTTCAAAACATGGATTTTGAGTTGCCCTTTCTATGTCATGCCAAAATCGAAAGATTTGGATGCAGTCTCTTTTAAGCTGTACTCTAACTGATGAAGAAGCAATGAACATTTGTGATAATCTTCAGATCTAGTGAAATTGCCATCAAATTACATTTTCTATTCCCTCTGTTAGTTCTGTGCCTTAGCACAGTGAAAGAATTTGGTTTTCAGAATGGCAAAATTTTGTTAAATATCAAGCTAGATAAGATGCAAAAAATAATTATGATTGTTTGGTGGTACCTCGGGTTCATCTGTAGTCCAGGGAAGCCTCTGCGCAATTGGTGTGCATCTTTTCTTCTCCAAAAGCATTTCCTTCACCATCTTGATGAACTGCTCTTCTTTGAATTTTCCTCTTTGctgcataaaaaataaaattcattcaCAACAGTGAGGATCCAATTCATCAATCATGCACTTTCATTTTTATATTCATGACTATAACAGTCCCAATTATTTGGGATCGATTGCGTGAATCATTTTTTGTTGTTGAGCTTGATAACTCATAACATCGATCAACAATTTTTCTATAAGTTGATCAAGATAAATGCTAATGCACACAGACGGAGAAAGAAAAAGGTCATGTTTCACTTCATGATTCCTAAAAATTGGTGGCCTTGAATATAGTAACTACTATCCAGGAAATGACATGCCCACATATAATGAATGGTATTCATCCTCAATGGAGAAAACCACAAGACTATAGCTTTTCATATTGACATCTTCTTGTTGAACTGAGACCAAATGTATTCCAGAAAACCAACAAAATCTGGACTGCAAACAAAATTTCAAGGTCCCTCGCCCCACAGAAAATCCAAGTCCTCCCAAAAGAAGTTCCAGCCAGACTACCAAATCAGTATAGTTGCAATAAAGGTTTGCAATACTCTGTTTGCATCCAGCTTAATTTCTTGAACTTTGAAAGAACTGCCGGGTCGTGTTCATCAACCAGGAAACATCATTCACTTGCCTATCAATTTTCCTTGAAACTCAAGGATCGGAGCATTTTGCTGCTTTGCATATCTTAAGGTGATTACCCAAACAAACTGAGTCATCTGTTAATCTTGCAAACATTTAGTCAAATATGTAATTTGCTGGTACCTCAGTCCTTAACTTGAAAGGCTGCTGGGTTTTCACTTTAAGCTTCTTGCTCCTACTCCTTCCAGAGGAACCAGTGCTCTGGAACAGAAAGAGAAACATGTATAACACATGTACTTCACATTCAAGAGATATCAAAGAGGAAAGAGTCAGTATAAAACAACAAGAGAGAGATAGACATCAAGTATCCTCGTACATTTTGTTGGTTCTTTCGCCCTACATCTGTTTCATCGCTCCCACAGCTCAATCTGCATGAATAAGATGAATGATCAGACACGACATTAGACAACAAAAAGTGAAGCAAAAAATGCTGTAATTGTATCGAATCTATTCGAGACTTCTTGGTCTTATTACTGACCTTTCATCCTTGTCGTCCTCCGTAGGTACGAATTCTGTCGAACGTGTAACAGGCGAAGAGGAAAGCTCGGTTACCTTCGCTCTTGGCGGATGCTGCAAGCCAGGCAAGGCCCAATTCATCACCTTTCGCTTCATTTCTAAACTCCTTTCGCCCACTGTCTCCTTGGAGATGGAAagaagtctctcaaatgtcttcaCCAAATACATCACGCGCCCGGCCCCTGGCTCCGGCAGGCCTCTCATGGCCTCCTCCAGCATCAATCGCCTCATCATCCTCGCCTTCGAACTCCCATCCAAATCTTTAGCCTCCTCGTCTTCTACCACCATTCGCTTGCTGCCCTCCGGTGTCTTTGCGTTCTCCTTCACAGGGGCAGGCGATGACGAGAGCGTCCGGACCGGGGTTTTAGGGGCTGCTTTCTTCGACTTTGCAAGGGTGGTTGCAGGAGACCTCATCCGCCGTCGGCAAGGAGTGGAAACAACAAGATTGGGGTCAAGGTTTTCAGAAAGCTTCAAGATTTCCGAGGTCGCCATTCTTGCTCTTTTGCTCTTAACAATTTGATCACGGAGATGACCAGAGGAGGGCGAAATGGTCGGAGGGGAGCAGAAGCAAAAGAAAACGgggtttggagagagagagagagagagaaggtgaaCTGGAACGTTGGGCGTATGGGAGGAGAGGGGCACGTAACGGCTAGTTTCCATAGTGGGCGCGGGTAGCCAAACATAACTTAAATTAATGGAAACCACATCATTAGCcgttaattaatatttattaaccataattttttcaaaaaatatttttattcagaaaaataaaaaaaatctcacttatcattctaatatttttaatatttattaaaaatgaatatatatttttatttaaattaataagtaaacaaATAGAATAAATGAATGAATATATGCATgtaatcttttaaaaaattatataataataaataatataatcatataaataaatatataataagttaaaaaataaataaacaaaattttaacttATAATAaacataaatcttttttttttgtaaaccatATTGATaattaatcttataattttaaataagatAATTGGATACTTAAGAAACTTGAAAACTTACATTAGCATCTCACAAAAGTTGAAATGCTAATGCTATCCTAAGGTACTATCAGCatccaaataaaattttattttgaaaaaaattatcaaacactaatacatatttgaaatgtaatatTTCAAATGTATTCTCAAACACACTCTTGTAGCATTGCTTTTATTTTTGTTTGACCATTTACTTAGGCAATTTTTAATTGTTTTCCCTTTGATTAGCATGGCACAACAACCATGCTATTTTGTtggattaatatttttattatcctcTCAGCAATGGCTTTGAAGGGCATTGAGTGATTTTTATTCTTATTTGTAACTCAGTTCTTCCCTCTATCCAAATCATTATCCTTCTTTTTGTCTTAATCCTCTATTCCTATTAGAAGTTATCACAAAGTTCATACATGGAACACCCTTCAACACTATGTTGCAGAACAGTGAACCAAGTAGAATACTTCACCTTAATTATAGCAGATTTAGTTGGTATGCCTCATATATTGTTTGGTTGCACTGCTAAACAAAGAAGAGAGAAGATGGTTCTCCCCAGGACCATCTCATCCACCATGAAACAAGGAAAAGAGGATGGTCCCTCTTGCATAAAGATTCCAGTTTGGTTGACTCTTTTTTGAGTGTTCTCCAAGCACTGCTGGTGAGATATTGTTCAGCAACACATGCTCCATGATTACATAGACAAGAGGAACACATGCACCTGCATGATTGGGACCTATAATTTAAAGTGCTTATAGCCTTCATGCATCTCCTtcgttttagcttcttgtatcaaCTCCTAGGTAGGCATTTGAAGATTCATGCATGCAGAAACCTAGGTTCTCATGGCTTGTCTGGTTGATCACATTTGTCATTTAGTTCTATCATCCTGTTTGCAGAAACCTTGACGTTTTTCAGCTTAATTGAGAACCAGTCTCTCTCAGATAATCTTTGCATCCAGACACCCCATGATCCTTCCTCCCAGTTCAGTATAATGCTATATTTTGAGGGACCAGTTCAGTGTGGTTCTTAAAATAGAAGAAGGTGATAATCCTTTTCATATGCAGCTTCTTACTATCATTGTTTTCCTCTCCAATTATTCGTGGTAATGAATGATGATCAAATTATTATTTTACATTGAAGTTTTAACTAAAACTAATATATGAAATTGCTTACAGATGGCAACACAACTCATTCAGTTGCTGCACTTGTAGGAAAGAAATATAGCTTTCTTCTAGAAAGTTATGTGGTGGTTCTTTTCTTGCATTTGAAGTAAGGAAATTAGATCTAGTGAGCTCCCACTGAGGCTTGGATCACAATCTAGTAAAACAATGGTTGATAGAGATGGTCAGACTTAATTCTGTATCACCTCTGATCTAACTATAAATTCCATTGGCAAGTCTATTTCTTGAGCCATTAGGAAGATTTTCACATCTAATATAGAACTTAAAAAGTACAAAGCCATGTTAGGCTGTGATTGATACAGGATAATGGAATGTGCAAAGAGTGCAGCCTGAGGCATTTCACAAGCAGGCCAGCACATGAAAGTGTTGGCCAGATatcatataaattgttgaaagacAGATTAATAATGATTTGCTTTGGTGTATCTAATTCCAGACATGTTTCCTACCTTCCAAGAAAGTCTGAGTAGAACCCAACCTGCTGAACTGTTCAAGAGAAGaatagagaagaaaagaagattcCTGCTACCTGAACTGATGATTGTGTCAGTAATAGCATTTATCTAAATTTAAGAAAACAATTATTCACA
Coding sequences:
- the LOC135592758 gene encoding small ribosomal subunit protein eS19-like, whose protein sequence is MENAVAKTVKDVSPHEFVKAYSAHLKRSGKMELPEWTDIVKTGRFKELAPYDPDWYYIRAASMARKIYLRQGIGVGGFQKIYGGRKRNGSRPPHFCKSSGAIARHILQQLERMNIIEIEPKGGRKITSQGQRDLDQVAGRV
- the LOC103997365 gene encoding microtubule-destabilizing protein 60-like; the protein is MATSEILKLSENLDPNLVVSTPCRRRMRSPATTLAKSKKAAPKTPVRTLSSSPAPVKENAKTPEGSKRMVVEDEEAKDLDGSSKARMMRRLMLEEAMRGLPEPGAGRVMYLVKTFERLLSISKETVGERSLEMKRKVMNWALPGLQHPPRAKVTELSSSPVTRSTEFVPTEDDKDERLSCGSDETDVGRKNQQNSTGSSGRSRSKKLKVKTQQPFKLRTEQRGKFKEEQFIKMVKEMLLEKKRCTPIAQRLPWTTDEPEILIKPHVKEPIDLVLHSDVHAAERAEFDLHVAESMSFVQQMKMERERQKKVEEEEEEKRRLGKELVLKAQQPMPCFDQPSVPRKSTKPQTVPKEPRFPYAPQPIGTVRKTSDS